CCTAAGAAGTCAATAACTGAGATACAgggttcaaaagattcttctCTTTTGGAGAGTGCTATGAAACGGAAACGCAGGCTAAAGAATAAaggaagcaaaaggaagaaagaagatctTCAGGAAGTAGATGGAGAAGTTGAAGCTGTCCTGCAAAAGAAAGCTAAAGCCAGGGGGTTAGAATTCCAGATCTCCAACGTGAAGTTTGAAGATGTGGGAGGCAATGATATGACATTAAAAGAGGTCTGCAAGATGCTCATACACATGCATCACCCGGAGGTGTACCACCACCTGGGCGTCGTGCCCCCTCATGGAGTTCTCCTTCATGGGCCACCAGGCTGTGGGAAGACTTTACTTGCACATGCAATTGCTGGGGAACTTGACCTGCCGATTTTGAAAGTGGCTGCTCCAGAGATTGTGTCTGGAGTATCCGGAGAGTCTGAGCAGAAGCTGAGAGAACTATTTGAGCAAGCTGTGTCAAATGCACCATGTATCATTTTCATTGATGAAATTGATGCTATTACCCCTAAAAGAGAAGTTGCTTCAAAAGATATGGAACGAAGAATTGTAGCCCAACTCCTAACCTGCATGGATGATCTGAATAATGTGGCTGCTACAGCCCGAGTCCTAGTTATTGGAGCTACTAATCGACCAGACTCGTTAGACCCTGCTTTGAGACATGCAGGAAGGTTCGACCGAGAAATATGCCTAGGTATCCCAGGTGAAGCATGCAGAGAAAGAATACTTCAAACGTTGTGCAGAAAACTGAGGCTTCCTCAAGCTTTTGATTTCTGTCACTTAGCACACCTAACTCCAGGCTTTGTTGGTGCTGATCTGATGGCACTGTGCCGAGAGGCAGCAATGTGTGCAGTCAACAGAGTCTTAATGAAGCTACAGGAACAGGAGAAGAAAGATCCTGAAATGGAAGATTCGCCATCTAAAGGAGTCCAGGAGGAAAGTCTGGGAACTGAGTCCACTTCTGAAACACAGGATGAATTACAGAGGCTGCTGGGGTTGCTAAGAGACCAAGATCCCCTCTCAGAGGAGCAGATGCAAGGCCTGTGCATTGAACTGAATTATTTCATTGTTGCTCTATCCTCAGTCCAACCCTCTGCCAAAAGGGAAGGCTTTGTCACTGTCCCTAATGTGACATGGGCAGATATTGGTGCCCTGGAAGACATTAGAGAGGAGCTCACCATGGCAATATTGGCACCAGTACGCAACCCAGACCAGTTCAAAGCTCTTGGATTGGTGACTCCAGCTGGGGTCCTCCTTGCTGGTCCTCCTGGCTGTGGGGAGACTCTGCTGGCAAAGGCTGTTGCAAATGAGTCTGGACTAAATTTTATATCTGTCAAGGGCCCTGAATTACTAAATATGTACGTTGGTGAGAGTGAACGTGCTGTGCGACAAGTTTTTCAACGAGCCAAGAACTCAGCACCCTGTGTGATATTCTTTGATGAAGTGGATGCTTTATGTCCTCGAAGATCAGACCGAGAGACAGGGGCAAGTGTCCGAGTGGTGAATCAGCTACTTACAGAGATGGATGGTCTGGAAGCACGCCAGCAGGTTTTTATTATGGCAGCCACTAACAGGCCAGATATAATTGACCCTGCAATCCTGCGCCCAGGCCGCCTGGACAAAACACTGTTTGTGGGTTTACCACCGCCTGCAGATCGCCTTGCCATCTTAAAAACTATCACAAAAAATGGTACCAAACCACCACTGGATGCAGATGTAAATTTGGAAGCAATTGCTGGTGACCTTCGCTGTGATTGCTATACGGGCGCAGATCTCTCTGCTTTGGTAAGAGAAGCTTCTATCTGTGCCCTGAGACAGGAAATGGCAAGACAGAAGAGTGGAAATGAAAAAGGTGAACTCAAGATTAGTCATAAGCATTTTGAAGAAGCTTTCAAGAAAGTAAGATCATCTATATCAAAAAAGGATCAAATCATGTATAAACAGTTTCAGGACTCCCTCAGCTGGTGACATGTCCAGCAGCTGGCTTAGAGGAGCCCATCAAGCTGGCAGAGAATCCTCTACACGCTCTGAAGGACCTGCTTTCAGCTGGACACAGGTGCGGcctcatgtaaatattttattttcaagtgaaTGAGGCCAAGCTGAAGCTGAAGATTCTTCCCATCTGGCCAGCCTTGTGGGAAAATGCCTTCTTcctctttaagaaaaaggaaaaattttaaactgctgaaataaaatgactgttatatttttcaaaaaaaaataaaaaataaaaaaataaaaaataaataaaaataaaaatcagagattGTCAGAatggcagggggcagggggagaaAAATTCAACAGTATGCCGCCTTTGAGACACACACAGTAAATCTAAAGACAGAAACAGATTAAAGTACAATGTTGGAATAAACATAGATACATATACCACGTTAACCCTACTAAAAAGAAATCTGTAGTGGCTAACTTAATATCGGACAAAAGTAGATTTCAAAGCAAAATATTACCAAGAACAAAGAAGATTGTTTCATCATGATAAAAGGATCAGTTCATCAAGAGGACATACCAGTTCTAAGCCTCTATGCCTGTAGTAATAGACCTTCAAAATacgtgaagcaaaaactgacagaactgtcagaaaaaaaaggcaagtctACAATTTTGATCAGATACCTCAGTACTCTTCTCTCAATAATTGGTAGAATAGGTAGAGAGAAAATCATCAGGATATAGAAATTTGAAGCACACTAACTATCAAAATCGCCTATGGACAATTTTAGAACACTCCTCCTCTCGGCAGTATACACGCTCTTTTCGTGTTTACACAGAGCAATTATTATGATTGATAGACCcaattctgggccataaaacaagttttaaattcAATAAGTTTAAAAGGATGTATGTCATACAAAGTATGCTCTCTATccacagtggaattaaattagaaatgaatacATGTCTGGAAAATTCCTAAAcatttggaaactaaataacaCCCTTCTAAATAACCCTTAGATATGAGaataaatcaaaagagaaattaaaatatttgaaataaatgaaaatggtaaCAACATATCAGAATTTGTGAGGTGCCATAAAACAATATTTAGGATGAAATTCAAAGCAATAAGTGCCCAtattagaagaaagagaaagtctcCATTTATAACCTTGCCTTCCatcttaagaaaaatagaaaaaggagagcaaattaaactcaaagcaagcataagaaaaaacataataaagatcaaaacagaaaacaaatgtaaaacaaaataaatagtgaaactcaatgaaataaaaatctagtTCTGAGACGATCAATACAATTTCTAAAGCTCTAGTCAAaaagatctgaaaaaaaaaagtgagaaaacatAAATTACCATGATTAAGGATGAAAGAGATGAGATGCTCTCAGATTCAAAATATTAGAAGGATAATAGTTTGGACTTTGCCAGGTTACATGATTGCATGTTAAGGGATCTTCCACATCTTGATAcgaaggagaaatagaaagatGACAATTTCATAAGTGGGTGGTGTAATAGCAGCTCAGTGGGGGAGATCTCACACACGAAGGGTGACTTTTAAAATCCCTCAGAACAGTAACTACTTAAGGGGTGTCGTATCTCTGTGAGATTTAATTGCATGATCAGTTTGTAAAATACATCTTAAAATTTTGTAATACAGTATCATTTCTTCTATTAGGTATAATAGGAGTTAAATAATTAACTGCTTTAATaatactacaagaaaaaaatacaaacctaAAGTATCAGCTATTTCAAATCTAAAGTATCAGCTATTTATATCACTTTATATTCCAGTCATGGTCAGTTTTCATTTGCACATGTCAACATGGATTAATTTAGAGTGTACTCTTTATGTGCTACTTTTTAACTAAATGGcttcatatatttatttccatACACAGATATAGTCCATGCAACTAATATTTTTGGAGTACATATGGTAATTTAACCATATGGATTACAATCAATCCCCAATTGTAGAGCATTTAGGTAACTTCCAGTGTTTCACAGGTTGTGAATAGTAACACTATAACTTTGTGTAGactgatttcttccttttggattATTTCCCTTGAGTAGAATTCCTGGCCCTCCTCCTACCCAcccctcaaaaaactgaaacagTTTATCAGCACTTGTTGAACATTTCCAGATGAACTTCACAGAAACTTTGAACAATTCTAAGTGACACAGggccacatatacatataattttttcacAGGCCTacctagttttcttatttttattgaagtaaatTACCATATAGTCAACTGAACATATTTAAAAGGTACAAtttggtgtctgtgtgtgtgtgtgtgtgtatatatatatatatatatatatatatatatctaccaGTGCAATTTGGTAGGTATATTTTATGTCACATGAAGCCATGTGACATAAAAAGAACACATCCATCACAACAAAAGGTTCTTCATACCCTTTGTAGTTCTACCTTCTTGTCCCTCTTGTGTCCTCAGGAAACCACTGATATACTTTGTGTCACCAGAGATTAGTTTGAATTtcatagaattttatataaacataattataaagcatgtactctttctagtttttggcttCTACAAATAAAGCTACTACAAACATTTTATACAAGTCTTTGTGTCAAGGGATCATTGGGTGTCACTtcaccagctggaaacctctgtggccagcagTGCCGTCTGCCTGAGTATTGCTCATGCCCACTGGGCTCAAtctgcccacttggcctggcaggctgcacttggcTCTTGCTACCggcctggatcccacacctgccaagggtgaACCAGGCACAGAACgatgaggggtgtgtgtgtgagtgagtgcaGGGTGCAGCCACTGCACATAGCCGGGCACACCGTTTGCTGTGGCAGGGCAAGCAGCTCCAGATGATAGCACAAGTGCCAGCTCCATGTGAGGCTGTGGTTGGACCAGATGTACCCCAAGTGGCTTCCACTGTTGGCACCCACATCTGGATGAGGGGAACATGGTAGTGCCTGGAAgtttggagatgccaggaaccacaagccccaaagagggtgtcataGCCCTGGCTCAGGGCATCCCTAGTTCTGGGCTCCCCGAAGGGCCCCAGATCTTCTCGCCTTCTTTTTGCCTGCAATGTGATAAGCAGGGGGGTATGTTTCAgacctgtttgtgttacagctctttcagtccccACATTCGGCAAGTCCTGATTTCTTGTCCCGTGTCCAGGAacaatgaggtatgcagacaactgGAGgatgagcaaggcagagaggagcttcaGTGAGTGACAGAGCAGCTCTTGGGAGACCCAAAGTGGGCAGCTCCTTCCCACAGCTGGTAGTGTTGATGTCTGCCCAAGGCTGGATGAGTCCAGAGTTTTTACAGCCTCAGAAGGAAGTgcgtgctgattggtccatgggcaacCATGAGTGGGTTCAGAAAAAGCACCGTAAATTGTCATTCTGGGCCACTGACTCCATCCGGAATTGACAGCCCAGCacccaggcttcaggccatcccCGGCTTGAAGGTATTGTTTCACCCGAGACCTGCCCCTTTCACCCAGGAGCCTGTCTACCTCCTGCCACGATCCACATGCCATCCATGGTGCCCAGTCTGTTAGTGCCAAGGGGTGCCTGCAGGCCTGCACCAAGCCGCTCTCAGCCCCCACGtgcccctcctcccatcctcatcagcacccaaagtctggagggggccGAGGAGGCAGGGTGTTGGTGTGTCAATGCCGCCCTAAGCTTGCACAGGTCAGGCTGGGTTGCAACAGCACCTTAGCTCAGCCACAACTTTGCTCTGCCCCAGAGCAGGTGCCTAGAGCGGGAAGAAGCCAAGGAGTGGGAGCAGATACTTCCAAGCCTGCAGGGGCAGGGGTGCTTCCCAGGCCCCTGAGAGCACAGGGAAGCCCGGGTCCAGAGCCATGGCTgagtggctgcagctgtgcccaggagCACTGGGCTTCTGCCCCACCAACTTGATAGAGGATGGGGTTCATGCCTGTTCCTGGACCTGCCAGCTCCACGGAGTAGGCGGCCCTAGCTGCACCTCTTCCACTGCAGCCACTCCAGGCTGCTGCTACCATCATTTGTATGAacacatgcttttatttttcttggaaaaataaCCAGAAGCGCAATGGCTAGATTATATGATAGGCAtatgtttcactttttaagaaactatcaaaccattttccaaagtggttttcATTTCAACTTCCCATCAAAGGTATGAGAGTTCCGGTTCTTCCACATCTTCAAAAACACTTGGTATGGTCAGTATTTTTCAATGTAGCCATTCTATCAGACACATAGTCATACCccattgtggtttaatttgcatttccctaatcacTAAcaatgagcatcttttcatgttcttatttgcCAGTCATATGTTTTCTTTGGCAAGGTATCTGTTCATATAATTCTCCCATTTTTAAAGTTAAGGTGCAAAGGCAGTTCATTGGAGAAAAagtagtattttcaacaaatggtactaaAACAATTGGTTGTccgcatgcaaaaaaaaaaaaattgattcataCTTGGAAccctactttaaaaattaattcaaaatgtgtCATAGACTTGAAATTCAAACCTAAAACTACACATCTTCTAGAAGGAAATATAAGAGAAAATCACTGTGACCTTAGATTAGGCAAAACttttttagatatgacatcaaaagccaaagaaaaatggaaaaattcgacttcatcaaaattaaaaatttctgtttttcaaaacacAGTTAAGACAAATTATACCAGATGTGtaaagaagagctagtaccattcctacttaaactactccaaaaaattgaggaagagggactcctccccaacaCATTCTATGAGGGcagcatcatcctcataccaaaatctcacagagacacaacagaaaaagaaaacttcaggccaatatccctgatgaacatcgaggcaaaaatcctcaataaaacactggcaaactgaatctggtaggacatcaaaaagctaataCACCACGATCAAgcaggctttatccctgggatacaaggttgagtcaacatatgcaaatcaataaatgtgatctacataaacagaactaaaaacaaaaactacacgattgtcttaatagatgcagaaaaagctttcaatacaACTAAACACTTcatcatgttaaaaaccctctaCAAATGAGGCACTGAAgaaacatattcaaaataataagagccatcaatgacaaacccacagctaacatcatactgaataggcaaaagctggaagcattccccttgaaaactagaacaagataaggataccctctctcactactccttttcaatgtagtactggaaatcctggccagagcaatcagataagagaaagaaataaaaggcacccaaacaggaagagaagaggttaaactatccctgtttgcagatgatgtaatTCTATACCTGGAACACCCCATAGTCTCTTCCCAAAAGCTTCTTGGTCTGCTAAACaagttcagtaaagtttcaggacacaaaatcaatgtacaaaacttactagcattcctatacaccaacaatatcCTAAActgacagccaaatcaagaatgcaatcccattcatgattgcagcaaagagaataaaatacctacgaatacaactaaccagggaggtgaaagagctctacaatgagaatgacaaaacactgctgaaagaaatcagagatgacacaaacagaaaaacattccatgctcatggatagaaggaatcaatattgttaaaatggctatactgccaaagcaatttacagattaaatactattcctatcaaactactgatggcattcttcacagaattagaaaaaaactactttaaaattcatatgaaataaaaaagagcTGGGATAGGCaggcaatcctaagaaaaaagaacaaagctggaggcatcacattacctgacttcaaactacactacaaggctacagtaatcaaaacagcatgacactggtacaaaaagagacatatagaccaatggaacaagatagagagcccagaaacaatgctgcacacctacaaccatccgatatttaacaaagttgacaaaaataagtaacagggaaaggactccctattcaaaatggtgttggaataactggccagccatatgcagaaaattggaACTGGACCTCTaccttataccatacacaaaaatcaacgcaagatgaattaaagacttaagtgcaaaacctaaaactataaacaccctagaagaaaacctagaaaatgccattctggacataggacctggcaaagacttcatggcaAAGACAgtaaaagcaattgcaacgaaccaaaaattgacaaacaggacctaattaaactaaagagcttctgcataggaaaaaaaaactatcaagagagtaaacatgcaacttacagaatgggaaaaaatatctgcaaactgtgcatttgacaaaggtctaatatccagcatctataaggaacttaaactaatttacaagcaaaaaccaaacaatcgaattaaaagtgggcaaaggacatcaacagatactttttaaaagaagacatatgtggCCAACAAGGATATGAAAAACTGCTCtgcattactaatcattagagaaatgcaaatcaaaaccaccataaAATATCATCTCACAACAATCAGaatagctactattaaaaagtcaaaaataataaatgctggcaaggttgtggagaaaagggaatgcctaTACACTGCTAGGggaatttctcaaataatttaaaacagactcaccattcaactcagcaatcccattattggatatatccccaaaggaatatatattgttctaccataaagacacatgcatgtgtatgctcattgcagcagtattcacaacagcaaagacatgaaatcaacctaaatatcatcaatggtggactggataaatattccatatatatcatggaatattatgcagccataaaaataatgagatcatgtcctttgcaggccattatcctcagcaaactaacacagaaacagaaaaccaactgCATAtcctcacttataaatgggagctaaacaccAAGTACATATGGATACTAAGGGAACAACAGAACTGGGGTCTACTTAAGGGTGGAGAATGGAAGGAGGGTGATGATTGAAAAAATACCTATCAGGTAGTATGCTTATTACTGgggtgataaaataatttgtacaccaaactcctGAGACATgtagtttacctgtataacaaaacTGCATATGTAAActtgaacttaaaaataatttttttaaacaaaagacagttaagagaataaaaaaagacaagtcacaaactgagagaaaacatttgctaaGTTTATACCTGGCAAAATACCtctatccagaatacataaacaacttttaaaactcaataataagaaaacaaacaacccaatacACTGGAACTCAGATTTGTTTATCGCATAAATAACTTTTGGCAAGTAAAGAGCATTGACTGAGAGCATGAGACACAAAGAGTTAAGTTTTAAAAGATAGAAGTAAGATCATGTACTGCTGATACAAGAGAGCAGGCAGAGAGTCAAAAGAGAACCAGAGTCTGTACATGACAAAAAGATCTTGGGCTGTTTcatgattagaaagaaaaaatatcaaaagcataTTACCCTGTTTTCTTCACAGTAACTTCTAGGATCAGCCTTAACAATAtggaacaaatattaaaaaacaaacttgaaagTGGCCCAGAGCCTAATTTAAGACTTGGGACTGGATAATATGGCATAGTTACAGAAGATGTTTGGAATCTAAAAATAGAGAGATATTCCAAGACTGAATATACAGAGTATAAGGCAAATTTAAGTCACAGATCACCAAATGGGCACCTTTTCCCAACAGACATCACGTCCCCACCCAGAAATCTGGGAACAGGCCATTCTTCAAGGACCAGGTCAAGTCTCCCATCCTCACTCCCACTCACTCCACCAATGCTCTGCACTGCAAGCACTTGTAAAATAGCACTAATAACAGGGATTGCCTCAAGGACAAAATGAGATAGCCAATGTAAAGAACATAATATAATGCCTGGAACACccagagctcaataaatattggtttcctttctctcccttctatAACCAAATAGAAGACAAATTGCACTGTTGGCCCTAGTtcagggttttttaaaatttagagctCCTATGTTGAGCTGAGTCTCGTTAAAGGCTCCTGGGTTGAGCACAGAAACTTCTTAAACAACTTGAGTGCAGACTTTGATGTCCCCATTGCCATACATGGCAGGGAGTCAACAACAGAATGGGAAGTACACCAAGTTGCAGAAATAAGTTGCCAGGCTGTGGCAAAATTCAATAAGTAGACAACTTCTGTATTCCATCtagtaacaaaaaatatttatgctCCCCCTTCAGCTGGCTGAGGAGCATATGTGATATAAATATTTCTGAGTGATAGAGCATCACTGCAAGTCTTTCCACTGTCCCTCACCCATTCCTCCTCAGGCAATGAAACGTGAATTACCTGATGGGTCAATCTGGGAGCAGGACCTGCCAAAGGATGTGTACAGCTCAGCCCTTCTGCTGTCTTTTCAGAACAGGCACCACTGTGAGAGGCCTGTGGTCGCCCAGCCATGATCATAGCTAAGTATTTCTAAGGTACTGTGTTAGAAGGCCCACATAATCCAAAAATCAAAGCCACATTCCCCCAAACCAGCTTTACCAGTAATAAAAGGTGATAATGTGTCTCTAGTTACCTAATTCCTGGATCTCCCAGTTAGTTCTGAACTTGAATGGAGAAGAAGGGTGCCACTTTGAGGCCCTGTCAACACCTACCCACCTATCTGCTGCCTGTCCCATGCACATTCAAACATAGACAGGCACTAGGGCCCTCTCAGATGAATGTTCAGTGGCCTGGCTGGGGCCTGTGCTAACCAGGCCTCTTTCCCCTTCAGTTTACATTTTCCCACCTGCCTGATACTCTCAGACTGACATTGCTGCCACCCAGGTTTCACAACAGAAAGAGTGAGAAGCACACAATGAAggttctttcctgccttcttcctaGAGGGCAAGCACTAGGCATTGTACTCCTATGACTCCCATGAGACCTAGCATAGTTCTGAGCTAATAGAACTCTGATAAAGATCAGGAGACCTGGCTTCAAGCTCCACTCTTGCCCTTTCTTGCCGTGTAACTTGGCACTTGTCACTTGGCCAATCTGAATCCTTGAATTCCAAtcgtaattatttattttgtttgttctttttaagtGACATTAAATTAGATTCTAAATGGGCAAAAAGTTGGTCCTTTCTTCAATGTGGTAAAAGTGAAATGGTCACGATCTCCAAAGCTGGTTTATATTTTTGGCAAAcataactatatatttttcagATGTGCTTATGATGTCGTTCCATTTAGAATGAAAATTCCAAGACTCCTACTATTTTCCCATAAAGGATCAAATAAAAAACTTGGAACCCAAGAATTCTCAGAAAACAATATTTACTACCAAGTCCCCACTTACATGTAgcagaaattttctaaaatatgtccGCAGCTTTGCTACAGAATTTAaccaaattttattataaaattaccaGGGCACTGAATGTAAACCTATGCCATTCATAGTTTTCTTAAGAAGGGATTGGTAAACTGTGGCCCATAGGCCAAATATggcccactgcttgtttttgcaaataaagctttattggaataCAACCACATTCATCTGTTTACATAATGTCTGTAGCTGCTTTCCTGCTATAGGAGTAGGGGTGAGTTGCTGCAATAGAGATCATGACCTgactttttacagaaaaagtttgctgactcttgTTCTTAAAAAATCCTTCTGTTGATCTTAATTGATTCAAATTATGCCTCAGGAACATCCTTAACACATGATTCAGTGATCACAGGAATGTTGCTTATCttgtttgggctttttttttcttaatgtgtaaGAGGAGAGATTTGTCTATTGTTTCCAATGTAGCCATTACTTCTCATTCTGATTCTCAGCAAATGAGTAGTTGCCTTAGTGAGGTCTGATTACTTCTGAATAGTTGAGACATCTGCACCTCTCATGAAATAAGAGAAGCATTGGCAGGGGCTCATGAGGAGACTCAAGTTCCAACTCCTTGATTTGCCCCTAACTGACCCAACCTTTTGTGCTTtgcttctgtaaaatgaagaggcTGGGCAGGTGAGAACTATGTTTCCTTAGAACAGATAATTGTGGTCCAGTGTGTGAAATGCCTCATGCAAAGCCACACTGGCTACTATGAAAGCCCAAGGAACAGTATCACAAACTGGATTTAGAGAGAAGACTCAGacaaggcttcttggaggaaatGATGCCTGACCTGAATCTTGAAGATGAGGAGAAATTCTGCTGGAGAATCAACTGACTAATAAAGCAAATAGGCATCTTATTGAAGCCATCATTTTatttggctaatttaaaaaatgtttcagcaTCTAAACCTCAGGGGATATCTCTCTGAATTTAAGCAGATTCTAATGTGTGCATTATACTCTGCTTCTAGATGTATATCATGGAAGTTACACTGCCCAAAACCTTTTCACAATGTAGTCACTttttctctgggaaaaaaaaaaaaaaatgtttatttgtctTGTTCATTCAGTTATCAAGGTCCCATCAAAGTCTTGAAaaaggcatcagccaccacatgCAGAAGTTGTGTGACTGGCCACTGTATGGAACACCAAGACTTCTTGGCAAAGTGAAGATCAATCAGAGAGTTTAGACAAGGGGTCGTTCCACAGCTGTAATCACAGTCAACAAGAGGTGAGATAACTCTTG
This region of Rhinopithecus roxellana isolate Shanxi Qingling chromosome 17, ASM756505v1, whole genome shotgun sequence genomic DNA includes:
- the LOC104669587 gene encoding nuclear valosin-containing protein-like isoform X2; the protein is MKPRPARFVDNKLKQRVIQYLTGNKCGKYVDIGVLASDLQRMYSIDYGRRKRNAFRIQVEKVFSIISSEKEFKNLTELEDKHLAKRARQDEEDNEYTESYSDDDSSMEDYQDPQSANHMNSSLLSLYRKGNPDSVSNTPEREQRETTSSTPRISSKTGSVPLKTPAKDSEGGWFIDKTPSGKKDSFFLDLSDEKSDPKKSITEIQGSKDSSLLESAMKRKRRLKNKGSKRKKEDLQEVDGEVEAVLQKKAKARGLEFQISNVKFEDVGGNDMTLKEVCKMLIHMHHPEVYHHLGVVPPHGVLLHGPPGCGKTLLAHAIAGELDLPILKVAAPEIVSGVSGESEQKLRELFEQAVSNAPCIIFIDEIDAITPKREVASKDMERRIVAQLLTCMDDLNNVAATARVLVIGATNRPDSLDPALRHAGRFDREICLGIPGEACRERILQTLCRKLRLPQAFDFCHLAHLTPGFVGADLMALCREAAMCAVNRVLMKLQEQEKKDPEMEDSPSKGVQEESLGTESTSETQDELQRLLGLLRDQDPLSEEQMQGLCIELNYFIVALSSVQPSAKREGFVTVPNVTWADIGALEDIREELTMAILAPVRNPDQFKALGLVTPAGVLLAGPPGCGETLLAKAVANESGLNFISVKGPELLNMYVGESERAVRQVFQRAKNSAPCVIFFDEVDALCPRRSDRETGASVRVVNQLLTEMDGLEARQQVFIMAATNRPDIIDPAILRPGRLDKTLFVGLPPPADRLAILKTITKNGTKPPLDADVNLEAIAGDLRCDCYT
- the LOC104669587 gene encoding nuclear valosin-containing protein-like isoform X1 — translated: MKPRPARFVDNKLKQRVIQYLTGNKCGKYVDIGVLASDLQRMYSIDYGRRKRNAFRIQVEKVFSIISSEKEFKNLTELEDKHLAKRARQDEEDNEYTESYSDDDSSMEDYQDPQSANHMNSSLLSLYRKGNPDSVSNTPEREQRETTSSTPRISSKTGSVPLKTPAKDSEGGWFIDKTPSGKKDSFFLDLSDEKSDPKKSITEIQGSKDSSLLESAMKRKRRLKNKGSKRKKEDLQEVDGEVEAVLQKKAKARGLEFQISNVKFEDVGGNDMTLKEVCKMLIHMHHPEVYHHLGVVPPHGVLLHGPPGCGKTLLAHAIAGELDLPILKVAAPEIVSGVSGESEQKLRELFEQAVSNAPCIIFIDEIDAITPKREVASKDMERRIVAQLLTCMDDLNNVAATARVLVIGATNRPDSLDPALRHAGRFDREICLGIPGEACRERILQTLCRKLRLPQAFDFCHLAHLTPGFVGADLMALCREAAMCAVNRVLMKLQEQEKKDPEMEDSPSKGVQEESLGTESTSETQDELQRLLGLLRDQDPLSEEQMQGLCIELNYFIVALSSVQPSAKREGFVTVPNVTWADIGALEDIREELTMAILAPVRNPDQFKALGLVTPAGVLLAGPPGCGETLLAKAVANESGLNFISVKGPELLNMYVGESERAVRQVFQRAKNSAPCVIFFDEVDALCPRRSDRETGASVRVVNQLLTEMDGLEARQQVFIMAATNRPDIIDPAILRPGRLDKTLFVGLPPPADRLAILKTITKNGTKPPLDADVNLEAIAGDLRCDCYTGADLSALVREASICALRQEMARQKSGNEKGELKISHKHFEEAFKKVRSSISKKDQIMYKQFQDSLSW